The DNA window CTCCTTATAACTCCATCTTCTATTACTCTAAGCAGCTTTGATTGTAGCTCCAAATTCATGGAATTCAATTCGTCTAGGAATAGTGTTCCTCCATCGGCCAATTCAAACAATCCCTGTTTGTCTTTAGCTCCTGTAAAGCTACCTTGTACTGTACCAAAAAGTATACTCTCAAGTAAATTTTCTGGCAATGCTCCGCAGTTTTGAGCAATAAAAGGCCTATTTCTTCTGCTGCTTAAGTTATGTAAGCTTTGAACTATAAGCTCTTTTCCTGTTCCTGTTTCTCCGAAAACAAATACTGGAGAGTCACTATTGGCAACTTTTTGGACCTTTTTCTTTAATTCCGCTATAGGAGTACTATTGCCTATTATGTCTACAAGTCTATACTGACTACCATTGGGTAAAAACTTATTTTCACCTGTCCCCTTACCATGTAATGTACTATGCAGCATAAGTATCTTTTCAGATAATTCCTTTACATGGGTTAAATCCTTGAAGATTTCAATGGCACCCTCTATTTTGTCTCCCTTTATTATAGGTATTGTTGATGTAACAATTGAAACATTTTTCCCTTTACAATTTATGTAGTTTTGAACATGATTTATTATTGGCTTTTTACTATTTATTACTTTATAAAAGGTGCTATTATCTTTATTTATGTTTGGAAATACCTGAAAAATATTTTTACCTACTGCTTCTCGTGGACTAAAGCCTGTAATATTTATGGATGGTTCGTTGAAATAGACAATGCTAAGATTTGAATCTACGACTATTACTCCTTCTTCTAAATGGCTAATCATTAATTCAATAATCTTTTTATAATCCATATGAGCCACCACCGTTCTTTTATGAATTGAGAACTGAAAGTTGAGAATTGAGAATTAAAGGAAGAAATACTGCTATATATTAAATTGTATAATATATTGAAATGAAATGCCATAGAATTTATTCTTGAGATGATGATATAGTCATTATATGGTATAATGAATGTGAATATTGGTAAAAGGTGATGATATTATTGGAAATCATATATTCTAAAACAGCAGCAAAGGCTATTATCTCAATGAACAAGAATACTAGGGAAAGAATAAAAATAGGAATAGAAGGACTAGTTGATATTTCTCCTAAAGGAGATATTAGACAGATGCAAGGAATAGAGCAATAATATTTCGCTTAAGGATAGGTAAGTATAGAGTATTGTTTGAATATATTATGAAAAATGAGGAAAGATTTCTATTTATAAAGGATATCGGATCTAGAGGAGATATATATAAATAAAGGAGATGGTACCATGACCCAAATAACTAAACAAATTATCGAAATGATAGATATGTTACCTGAAAAGGAACAAATATTAGCTTTTGAGTTTATTAAGAGAATGGTTCTCGCTTGGGATAATGATTTTACAAAATTAACACCATCAGAAAGAGAGACTTTAAAAAAAGCGGATGCTGAACTTATTAATAATGAATTTTTAAGCCATTCCGATGTATGGAGCTAAAGTAAAAAAGACGAGTTTCCTCGTCTTTTTTGCTAGTTTGCTGGTATTAATATCTGTTGTCCTGGGAATATTAGGTGTGGATTCTTTAGGCTATTGAATTCAGCTAGTTTTTCCCATACTGTTCCAAATTGTTTTGCTATCTTCCATAGTACATCTCCAGGTTTTACTACATATGTTTGTGTTGTAGCTGCTGCTGGTTCTTCTTTTTTTGGCTCTTCTACTGATGGTTGTTCTACTGCTGGTTCCTCAACTTTTGGTTCTTCTACTTCTGGTGTTTCCTCTACTACCTTTTCTATAACTGTCATTCTTGGTCTAGCTTCAGCTGGTATTGAATCTAGTCCTTTAACGTAGTCTATAAGCACTTCGTCAAGAGCTTGTAATTCAACTACTAATTTACCTTCTTTGAACATTACATAGTCGTCTCCACCTACTGCCATGAAGTCGTTTGTAGCCACTTTATATATTTTATCTAAATCTAGAGCTTCTCCGCCTATCTTAACATCCTTAACTCTCTTTCCTGCTTCCTCGTTTAAATCTAAAGTAAATGTAGCACCTGCAACTTGTGCAAATGAACCTGCCAAGTCTGGATAGCTTTTTGTTCCATGCTCAAGAGCTGCTAATATTTGAGCTCCTGTATATTCTTTAACTATTACATAATTTCCAAATGGAAGAACTGTAATTATATCTCCCATAGTGATATCTCCAGCTTTAATAGATGCTCTTATTCCACCACCATTGGTAATAGCCATGTCAGCACCTGAAGCCGCTAGCATAGCATCTGTAATAAGATTTGAAAGGTTAGTTTCTCCACCTCTTACATGTTCTCTTACACCATCAAGTTCCACATCAGTTTTTGCTACTATTTCTGAAGTAATAACTTTGTTCTCTTCTTCAATTTCAGTGATTATTGCAGCAACTGTAGCATCTGTCTCTAACTCTGCTGCTTCATCTTTACTAAATAATGTAGGTTCTACAGCTGTTAATTTTCCATCTTGGAATGTTAATTCAACTATACCTAGATTATTATTATATTCGCCTGTTGATACTATCTTAGTAGCTTTGTCTGCATTGTCTATAGTATCTAAAGCTGAGTGACTATGTCCGTCTATAATTAAATCTATTCCTTCAACATTGTCTCTTACTTTATAAGATGTATCTACGCTTTCTTTATCAATTCCCAAGTGTGCTACTGCTATTATAGCATCTACGTTCTTTTCTTTTAATTCTGCTACTATCTTTTTAGCCGCTTCTACTGGATCTGCAAATGTTAGACCTTCAACATTTTTAGGATTAGTCTTGTAAGCTGTCTCTGGAGTTGAAAGACCAAATATACCTATTTTAAGTCCTCCTACTTCTTTTATTACATAAGAATCTAAAAGTGTAGTTCCATCTTCTTTTACTAGATTTGATGATAGTAAAGAGAAATTCATTAATTCTTTAAGCTCTAATAATCTCTCTTGTCCATAGTTGAAGTCATGATTTCCAGGAGTCATTACATCATAACCTATAGCATTCATAACTTTAACTATACTCTCACCTTTTGAAATTGTAGCGAAAGTTTGTCCATGTAGAGTATCTCCTGCATCTATTACTAGTACGTTAGGATTAGCTTCTTTAATAGCTTTTATTTTAGTTGCTACTTTTGCAAATCCTAGGCCATCTGCAACTCTTGAGTGCGTATCGTTTGTATGTACTATTGTAACTGTTACCGCGTTATCTGCTGCTTCCTCTGCGTATACTCCCGCAACTGGAGCAAATACTAGCCCTAGTACCATTGAAAGCATAACTAGTAGGCTAAGAATTCTTGTTTTCTTAAAATTCATTTTACATCCTCCTTTTGTATTTTTAATTATATTTTTATTTTTCTGCATATATTAAATGTTATTCTACAGATAAAAGAAAATTCCTGCCAATTTATAAAAATTGTACGAGGCTATATATTTGAATCACTTTTCATATCTGAATATCATTCCCTTTTGTAAAATTATAATATCCTATGCATGAAAAAAAGACGAGATTTCTCTCGTCATAGATACTATTTTAAATACAAACCAGTATAATAATTTTTATCGTATACTATGTCTAAATCATCTCGTCCTTCCTCTTTAAGCTTGGACTCAATTATTGATTTATTTTTATTTGGCTCTATGGGATTTATGGTAGCATATATACCATCTACCACTGTAGAAAATCTATTGAATGGCATACCTATACCAATTTCATCATCGCCCCAGCCACACATATGTCTAGTTCCTGAGCATAATAAGCTTACATTGATATTGTTGCTCTCGTATGGATAAGCGGTACATTCTGAGCACACTGCATTGTTACCTAGCATCTTAAAGGAACTGTATGCGCCATACATATAAGTGTAGCCTTGTATTATTCTCATTGCATTATATGAACTGGTTATTATCAAAACAACATCTGGATTTTCCGTATATTCCTCTAATGGCTTTATCATTACTCCGTATGCCTTATGTTTACACATAGTCATGTTACTGATAGTATTTTTTGATGTGGTCAAATCCTGATATAATCCTGATTTGCTATGGTATCTGCCTGAAGTAATGATTTCATCAGCTTCTAAAATTCCTAAGTTCCTCGCAGATGCAAGGCAGCCAAAATTCTCTAAAGTTGCTTTAATTGAATAGCCGCTCATGGCAGTCTTCACCATAACACAATAAGGAGATTTTGCTCTTAGTTTTTTGGCATTTGCTTCTTCAAATTCTTCCTCTGTAAATAGAAACTTTACACCTACTACTTTTCTTTTTAATTCAAGAGAACAATTTACTTTACTTATAATGTCTCTTAGCTTTACTGCATCCATTTTAATTACTCCTGTTCAAATAATTTGTATTTGCCTTGGAAGTGGTCATTAAATTTGTCTTTATATTCATCTGATGTAAGTAAACTGATTACATCCTTAGCCCATTCTGATTCAACATCTTCACTTCTTGTTATTATACCAATTGGAAAATCTTTATTCTGTACGTCTTCATATAAGTATTCATCAGCCTTAACTACTCCAGATTCTGCCATATAAACTGCAGGTGAAATCAATGCATCTACATCGTTTATACTACGTGCTGTATGAATAATATCAGTTTCAATTAATTTTATATTTTTAGGATTATCTTCTATTTCGAGGATTGTATAGAATGGTCCTGTTTTTTCTCCTAATGTTATTAAACCAGCATCTTTTAAGATTATTAAACTTCTGCTTAAGTTAGTTGGGTCACCAGGTACTGCTATTTGTGCATTCATTGGAAGCTCATCAAGTGACTTAATCTTTGCAGAGTAAATGCCAAAGAAAGAATAGTAATAATATGGTTCAACCATTGCTAAGTCAGCATTGTTTTCTTTGTTGAAGGTTTCCATCCATGGCTTGTGATTTGCTAATATACCATCTAAGTCACCATCTT is part of the Proteiniborus sp. MB09-C3 genome and encodes:
- a CDS encoding DUF169 domain-containing protein, producing MDAVKLRDIISKVNCSLELKRKVVGVKFLFTEEEFEEANAKKLRAKSPYCVMVKTAMSGYSIKATLENFGCLASARNLGILEADEIITSGRYHSKSGLYQDLTTSKNTISNMTMCKHKAYGVMIKPLEEYTENPDVVLIITSSYNAMRIIQGYTYMYGAYSSFKMLGNNAVCSECTAYPYESNNINVSLLCSGTRHMCGWGDDEIGIGMPFNRFSTVVDGIYATINPIEPNKNKSIIESKLKEEGRDDLDIVYDKNYYTGLYLK
- a CDS encoding MetQ/NlpA family ABC transporter substrate-binding protein; this translates as MKNKSIKAIVLILAMTMLLSLAACSGEKAPANNDANNDSSAAKKDIKLGCLSTTEPVLQWVKEGLKDKGYNVEVIMFDANQLPATALKDGDLDGILANHKPWMETFNKENNADLAMVEPYYYYSFFGIYSAKIKSLDELPMNAQIAVPGDPTNLSRSLIILKDAGLITLGEKTGPFYTILEIEDNPKNIKLIETDIIHTARSINDVDALISPAVYMAESGVVKADEYLYEDVQNKDFPIGIITRSEDVESEWAKDVISLLTSDEYKDKFNDHFQGKYKLFEQE
- a CDS encoding sigma 54-interacting transcriptional regulator, which gives rise to MDYKKIIELMISHLEEGVIVVDSNLSIVYFNEPSINITGFSPREAVGKNIFQVFPNINKDNSTFYKVINSKKPIINHVQNYINCKGKNVSIVTSTIPIIKGDKIEGAIEIFKDLTHVKELSEKILMLHSTLHGKGTGENKFLPNGSQYRLVDIIGNSTPIAELKKKVQKVANSDSPVFVFGETGTGKELIVQSLHNLSSRRNRPFIAQNCGALPENLLESILFGTVQGSFTGAKDKQGLFELADGGTLFLDELNSMNLELQSKLLRVIEDGVIRRVGSTKTKVVDVRIVAASNIEPRKLVEQKTLREDLYYRLNVIYFRIPPLRERKEDIPMLVEHFINTCNSKMNKSIKGVDKEVNEYFFNHDWPGNVRELQNIIESTMNFAEGKYITLEDLQLQTTSCVKDAKVKLTESSLPKGTSLKDAVDEYEKHLIKAALEESGQNCAKAARALKIPKQTLHGKLKRYEL
- a CDS encoding 5'-nucleotidase C-terminal domain-containing protein, whose translation is MNFKKTRILSLLVMLSMVLGLVFAPVAGVYAEEAADNAVTVTIVHTNDTHSRVADGLGFAKVATKIKAIKEANPNVLVIDAGDTLHGQTFATISKGESIVKVMNAIGYDVMTPGNHDFNYGQERLLELKELMNFSLLSSNLVKEDGTTLLDSYVIKEVGGLKIGIFGLSTPETAYKTNPKNVEGLTFADPVEAAKKIVAELKEKNVDAIIAVAHLGIDKESVDTSYKVRDNVEGIDLIIDGHSHSALDTIDNADKATKIVSTGEYNNNLGIVELTFQDGKLTAVEPTLFSKDEAAELETDATVAAIITEIEEENKVITSEIVAKTDVELDGVREHVRGGETNLSNLITDAMLAASGADMAITNGGGIRASIKAGDITMGDIITVLPFGNYVIVKEYTGAQILAALEHGTKSYPDLAGSFAQVAGATFTLDLNEEAGKRVKDVKIGGEALDLDKIYKVATNDFMAVGGDDYVMFKEGKLVVELQALDEVLIDYVKGLDSIPAEARPRMTVIEKVVEETPEVEEPKVEEPAVEQPSVEEPKKEEPAAATTQTYVVKPGDVLWKIAKQFGTVWEKLAEFNSLKNPHLIFPGQQILIPAN